In Magnetococcales bacterium, the DNA window GCTGCTGAACTCAGCCCGGAAATCCGACTCGCCATTCCCTCCCCGATGTTGGATTGGTCGGTGATGGGGGGGCTGGGAATTCTGGCAGTCGGGCTTACAGCGCTTCTGATTTTAGAGCTGTGGCCGGAATATTGAGCTTCAGTCCATCCCTGTTTTCTCAAGACAAGCCAGATCGTTTTTCCACCTCTTTATATGGCAAGGAACCACACCCCATGACCTCCCAGGAACTCCATCACGTTGGATCCCGACTCTTTGGGCCGGGATTGATTTCCAGGGTCTACATCAAGTCTTTGGCCCAGGAGCTGGGTCAGCCGGAAGCCCGGGTGCGCCAGTGGTGGTATGGCATTCAAAAAACCATTCCCCAGGAGGTGCCCAAAACCCTGGAACGCATTGAAATGTCCCTGGGTTGCTATGCGGGCTGAAGTTTGACGTCCTGGGCAGCTTTGCTTCGGAAGAGTGGTCGTATCTGGAGAGCCTGTTGCCATTTGACTCAGGAATCGTCTGGCATGGTGAAGCTGTCCAGTTTGTGAGCCATGGATGGAGATCCAGCAGCCCACCCCCTAGGAAACCGGGAACGCCCAGGCGTATGCTCTGGCTTGAGAGAAAGTCTGGGAGATAATCGTCTTGTTTTGGGAAGAGCGCCCCCTCCCTGGCGGGAGAGGGCTTGATCAGGGTTCTGGCAGGGAAGCATCAGGCTTTATTTGGTTTTTCCCTGGAGGATTTCAGCGATCAAAAAGGCGACATCCAGGCTTTGGGCAGCATTCAGGCGGGGGTCGCAAGTGGTCTCGTAGCGCTCAGGCAGCTGTTCTTCCCGTAAATCCTGGGATCCCCCCACACATTCAGTGACATCGTCACCGGTGAGTTCAAAGTGAACCCCACCAGGGATGGTGTTTTCCGACTGATGAATATCGAAAAACTGTTTGATTTCACTTAAGATGTTGTCAACAGAGCGGGTTTTGTGGCCGGTGGAGGTGGAGTAGGTGTTGCCGTGCATCGGATCGCAACTCCAGATCACCTCGGCACCGGTTGATTTGACTGCCTGCACCAGTTTGGGCAGATTTTCGCCGATTTTTTCGTGGCCAAAACGACCGATCAGGGTCAGGCGGCCCAGTTCGTTGTCCGGGTTGAGCTTTTCGCAGAGACCCTTGATATCGTCCGGCGTGACCTTGGGGCCGATTTTGCAGCCCAAGGGGTTGTGAACCCCCCGCAAAAATTCCACATGTGCCCCATCCAGCTGCCGGGTACGCTCGCCGATCCAGAGCATATGAGCGGAGCAGTCGTAAGGATCGCCGGTGAGGGAATCCTGTCGGGTGAGGGCTTCTTCATAGTCCAGAATCAACGCCTCGTGGGAGGTGAAATATTCCACCTCGTGGAGAATGGGGGTGTTGCCGGAATTGATGCCGATCGCTTCCATAAAGCGCATGGCCGCAGTCAGTTCATCGGCAAATTGCCCATAGCGTTTACCCTGGGGACTTTTGGCGACAAAATCCTGGTTCCAGGTATGAATCTGGGCCAGATCGGCAAAACCACCGCTGGTGAAGGCTCGGAGGAGGTTTAGAGTGCTTGCCGATTGAAAATAGGCCCTCTCCAGACGGGTGGGGTCAGGGAGGCGGGCCTCTTCGGAAAAGTAGGGATCATTGACGGATTCCCCCCGAAAGCTGGGCAGGGAGACACCGTCTTTGGTTTCCATGGGGCTGGAGCGGGGCTTGGCAAACTGCCCGGCAATGCGTCCCACCTTGACCACCGGTTTGGCGATACCGTTGGTCAAAATCACCGCCATCTGCAACAAAACCCGTAGCTTGTCGCGGATTGAGTTGGCGGTAAAGTTGTTGAAGGATTCGGCGCAGTCTCCCCCTTGCAGGAGAAACGCTTCCCCCTTTGCCACCTTGGCCAGATGTTTTTTCAGGGAGCGAACTTCCCCGGCAAAAACCAGAGGTGGGTAGGCGGAGAGGCGTCCAAAGGCCTCTCTGAGATTTTTTTCGTCAGGCCACTCCGGTTGTTGCAGAGCGGGATATTTTCGCCATGAGTCTCGTTGCCATGGTTCCTGGGACACGATCGGATTCCTCGAACGGCTTGAAGGGTCTTAAGGTTGGTCCATTTTGGACCAGGATTGCACTGAAGACCCATGTGTTGACACTAAAAATTCACCAATCCCTTCAGTATATCCAATTCCCATGTGGATCTCCATGTTCCTTGAACATAGCCTGTGGGGCTGATCCATCCGGTGCTCCGGATGGGCATTGGCAATCAGCGCTCTGTTTTTTGGGACGGATACCGTTATAGCCAAAAAAAACATCGGCAGGTCGATTTCCCGGAAAATTCCGACATGGAAAGGGTTTGTTTAAAATATTATTCTTATTAAACAATATTTTAAACCTTTCTTGCCTGGCTTGGTATGGAGTCTGGCGGGGTGCCGGAATCCACCTTGGAGACCCAGGTCCAGGGAGGTTCGCCCTTGTCCATCTGCTCCAGGAGGCTGTTGAGATCCCGGTTCAGGCGTTTGGTTTTCTTTTCGTTCAGCTTCAGGCCATAGAGATCCCGCAGATAAAAAACATCCACGGCCCGTTCACCATAAGTGGCGATTTTGGCAGCGCGAACCTGTACCTGGTGGCGTTGCAACAGGTGGGTGATGGCAAAAAGCAGCCCCAACCGATCCTTGGCCGTCACTTCCAATATGGTATGCAGATCAAAACTGTCATCCACTTTTACCGAGGTGGCGACTTCGAAGGGATCCTGCAGGTGGGTGCGGGGGTCAACCTGAGAGAGCAGCTCTTCGGGTAGCACCTGGCCTTTGAGAACCTGGGTGAGGGCTTCATGGATTCTCTCCAGCTTTTGCTCACTCTCGATAGCTCCCCCCTGCCAATCTTCCAGCACAAAGATGTCCAGAGCCATACCATCCTTGGAGGTGTGGATGTTGGCAGAAAGAATGTTGGCGCTCCGGGCGGCGAGAGCGCCGGATATTTTGACGATCAACCCGGGGTGATCCTGGGTATGGATCAAAAGATTGGTGGTGCCGGAGTCGGGAGAGGCATGAAAAACGATGCCCAGGGGCTCTGACTGGAGGGGGGCCAGATCAGAAAAATGGCGGGCCAGGACTTCGGCTGTGTAGCTGGCGAAATATTCGGGATAAAAACGATCCAGATGTTCGTTGATCAATGCCTCGGGCCATTGATCGGCCAAAAGCCGGGCCACGGCCCGTTTGGTGCCTTCGGCCCGACGGCTCAACTCCTGGGGCTTGGAGAGTCCCCCTTCGGTCATGGTTTCCAGGGTCAGGTTGTAGAGTTTTCTGAGCAGGGTTGCCTTCCATTGGTTCCAGGTATTGGGGCCCACCGCCCGGATGTCGGCCACGGTCAGCAGCAGGAGCAGGTCCAGGTGGCATTTGTCTGGAATTTGTTGGGAAAATTGCGCCACGGTTTGGGGGTCACTGATATCCCGGCGAAAGGCGGTGCGGGAAAAAATCAGGTGATTTTTGACCAGCCAACTGACCAGTTGTACCTCCTGGTCGGGCAGGCCCATACGTCGGCAGACCCGGGTGGCCATTTCCGCCCCCAAGATTGAATGATCCCCCTGCCGCCCTTTGGCAATGTCGTGGAAAAGGACACTGAGATATAGAACAACCGGATTTTTGATCTGACTGATCAGTCGGGTGGAAAGAGGCAGCTCCCGGGTAAATCGCCCCCCTTTGATGTGCCGCAGGGCTTCTACCGCCAAGATGGTGTGTTCGTCAACGGTATAGACATGATAGAGATCGTGCTGGGTTTGCCCTACCACCCGACCGAATTCCGGCATGAAACGCCCCAGCAACCCACAGGTGTTCATACGGCGCAACACCCACGCCACCGCCTTGATGCCATTCAACATTTTCATGAAAAGGGCGTTGACATCGGGATTTTGTCGGAATTTTTGGTCAATTAGGCCCAGGTTTTGCGTGATTAGCCGAAAGGTATCTGGATGGATACCCTTGGTGCGGCGTTGGGCCACTTCAAAAATGGCCAGCAGGTGGACGGGGTTTTGTTTGAAGACATTTTCCCCCTGAACCGTGATTTTGTCACCCACGATCCAGAATGGCCCTTCCAGATGGTGGTTGGCTTCACCGGTCACCTTTTGATGCTCCTCCTGATACTTTTGGAGGAAAATGTGTGAAAGATTGCCTACCTGTCTGGCCACCTGGTAGTAGCGGCGCATGAATTGTTCCACACCCAGTACCCCGGGGCGGTTTCGGTAGCCAAATTCCTCAGCGATTTCCAGCTGGTGGTGAAAGGTTAAACGATCATCCCGGCGTTTGGCCCGATAGTGGAGGGCGTTGCGCACCCTCTGGAGAAAGGCTCGGGAGCGGGTAAAGGTTTGATACTCCTCGGAGGTGATGATGCCCCGGGGGACCAGTTCCCGGATTCGATCCACCTGATAGCGGTATTTGGAAATCCAGAAAAAAGTGTGAATATCCCTGAGCCCACCAGGGTTTTCCTTGAGGTTGGGCTCCAGATAAAACATCGAATTGCCAAATCGTTCATGGCGCTTTCGTTGTTCGAGCAGTTTGCCCCGGAGAAAGGCTCCGGGATTTTTGAGTAGCACCTGCTCAAACAGGGTGGCGCGGTAGACCTGAAAAAGTTTTTTATTGCCAGCGATAAAACGGGACTCAAGCAGAGAGGTGCGGATTTCAAGCTCTTTTTCAGCCAACACCACGCAGTCGTTGATGGAGCGTACGGCTTGGCCCACCTCCAGTCCCAGATCCCAGAGAAAATAGAGCATCTTCGAGACACAGGCGTTCATCTCGGGGGAGGGGGTGTCGGGCATGAGAAAGAGCAGGTCGATATCGGAATAGGGGGCCAGCTCCTTGCGCCCGTAACCACCGGTTGCCACCAGGCTGAACGCCTCCCGAAGTGTTTTTTCTCCAGGGGAGTGGGGGGCGGAAATTAATTGATAGAGCACCTGTAGAAGGGTATCCGACAAATGAGTATGGCCTCGGACAATGCGGTGTCCTGAGGCACCTTTGAGGTGAAATTGCCGCAGTTTTTCCCAGCCCTCCTGAAGGGTCTGTTTAAAAAGAGCCAGAAGATCAGCCCGGCTCTCTCCCTGGGAGGGAAAGGGTTCTGTCGGTGGAATCAGCTGGCTGGACTTTTGGATGAGCTGTTTGAGATCAGCGATTTCCTGATTGGTAAATTTCACGTAAGCGGCATCCTTGTCAGGCTTTTGGTCGGAATAACGGAGCGCTCCCAACCGTGGGGATCGTGGCATCGGTGGGCTTGACCTTACCGGGAGCCAAGTTTCAGCGACCGACAGGCCACAGCGGTCAATCATACCTGAATCCACGGATCAGCTGAACTGCTTCTTTGGATGGCGAGATTCCGTTAAACCCGGGGAGGATAAAAGATGGAATACAAGAGGGGATGCAAGAAGGGATGCAAGGGGAGATGCAAGGGGGGATGCAAGAGGGGCTTCATAAGTGGGATGATTAGAGGTCAACCTTAAGCCGAACCCGTTCCAATTGGGGGGGCTGTGGTCGGGAAATCTCCTCCCAGAGGTAGGAATCAGCTGAATTTTGGTGGATCTGCCCAACATTATATGATGGGAGCGCTATCTGCTAAAACGTGTTTTCATCCGGGATCGAAACGGTCTGGATGATCCCGTTGAATCCTTTCAATATCCCTGGAAAAGGGTGTTGGTCGATGGGAAAAAAACAAACAAAATCAGGTGGAATATCTGGATAAAAGAGGTGAACAGGTCAGTTTGTAGGGCAAGGGGTGAGTTGAAAAACAGGCGATGAATGGGATGGCAGATACGGATTTTATTTGCGTTGGCGGATGAGATTCATACAATGCCCCGTCCGATACCCAGGTCCGTTTCCTTGAAGGGCTGGTATCAACAGATGTAGACTCACCNNNNNNNNNNNNNNNNNNNNNNNNNNNNNNNNNNNNNNNNNNNNNNNNNNNNNNNNNNNNNNNNNNNNNNNNNNNNNNNNNNNNNNNNNNNNNNNNNNNATTGCCAAAGACAGACCGAATCCTGTTCCTTGGTACACCAAATAAGGTATCCGTCATGATCGGTCATTCAGGGCGGGGCAGTTTTTTGCCAGGTCGCAAGGCTACGGATATCTTTATTGACGAGGGAACGATTGGCTATGTTCGGCTTTGGTTGGCTTGGCAAATTGATGGGCAAGTTCTCAACGGACATGGCCATCGATCTGGGAACCGCCAACACCCTGGTCTATGTACGGGGCAAGGGGGTGGTTCTTTCGGAACCTTCCGTGGTGGCGATTCACGAAGGCTCCCGGGGTTCGCGTCGGGTATTGGCGGTGGGTAATGAAGCCAAACGCATGCTGGGGCGCACTCCAGGTCACATCGTGGCCATCCGGCCCATGCGTGACGGGGTGATCGCTGATTTTACCGTCACCGAAGCGATGCTGAAGGATTTTATCCGCAAGGTTCACAGTCAGCGGCGGATCTCCTTCCTGGCACCTGCCCCCCGGATCGTGGTGTGCGTGCCCCATGGTGCGACCCAGGTGGAACGGCGGGCGATCCGCGAATCAGCCGACAGCGCCGGTGCCCGGGAAGTGCAGTTGATCGAAGAGCCCATGGCAGCGGCCATCGGTGCAGGTCTGCCGGTGACCGAACCCACCGGGTGCATGGTGATTGATATCGGTGGGGGAACCACCGAAGTCGCCATTATTTCCCTGGGAGGAATTGTCTATTCCCGCTCCATTCGGGTTGGAGGGGATAAGATGGATGAGGCGATCATTGCCCATGTGCGGCGCAAATATTCATTGCTGATCGGTGAGTCCACGGCAGAAAATATCAAAATTCAGATCGGTTCAGCCTACCCCATGGAAGAGCGCATCGACGTGGAGGTGAAGGGACGGGATCTGGTTAAAGGAGTGCCCAAACATCAAATCATCACCGACCCTGAGATTCTCGATGCCCTCTCCGAACCCATCAATTCCATCGTCGAAGGGGTGCGGGTGGCTCTGGAAAGAACGCCCCCAGAGCTGGCAGGTGACATCGTCGATCGGGGGATTGTTTTGACCGGCGGCGGCGCACTGCTGCGAGGTCTCGATCAGCTCCTCTCCGAGGAGACCAGTTTACCGGTCATCGTCGCTCCGGAGGCTCTCTCCTGTGTGGTGATGGGTTCCGGCAAGGCCCTGGAGGAGTTGGATTCCTGGTCCGACATCCTCATGGACCGGTAACCGCCAACGGCGTCCGATATCGTGCACGCCCTGCTCACTCTCCTGAAAGAAAAACGCCACGGCCTGGTGGCCTTTACGGTCGTGGTGGCCGCTTTTTTTCTGCTTTTTTCCGTTCGTACCGGCTCCCGTGAAATTGCCCCCCTCCACTCTACGGTATTGGAGGTGATGGCCCCCTTGCAGCGTCTTTTTTCCTCCCCTATCCAGGCTCTCCATGACGCCCAGGAGCATGTGGGTGATCTGATGCAACTGGATCATGACAATCGGGCCTACCAGAAGGAATTGGCCAAGCTCAGGCCTTTGGGGATACGCAATCGGGAGCTGGAGCGGGAAAATAGTCGCCTGCGCAAATTGCTCGGCATGCCCGAAGATCCCCGGTATCGTCATATGACCGCCCGGGTGGTGGGGGACTCCTCTTCGGCTTTTGCCCGCTCCTATCTTTTGGCAGCCGGTACCCACCACGGTGTGACTCAGGATACCCCGGTGACGGTCGCTGAAGGGGTGGTGGGGCGAGCGGTGCGGGTGGGAGTCAACAGCTCCCTGGTGCTCTCTCTCCTGGATCTCAACTCCCGGGTGCCGGTACTGGTGGAACGATCCCGAACCCGTGGGATTGCCGCTGGACGCAACGACGGCTCTTTGGGGCTTGAATTTGTCCCCAAGCAGGCTGATATCCGCTCGGGCGATCTCCTGATTACCTCCGGTTTGGGGGGGATTTTTCCCAAGGGATTGCGTGTCGGTCGTGTGGTGGGAATCACGGCAGATGGTCAGGGCCTTTTTCAGCGGATCATCCTCCAGCCTGCTGTGGATTTTGACCGTATCGAAGAGGTGCGGCTGCTTCTGCCTCTGGAGAGCCCGCTATCCCCCGCCGTTATCACCGGTTCTGGATTTTCCCTGACAGCCGACACCCACTCTGCCGATCTCCAACCCGCCAGGGACAAGGCACTGCATCCAGTAGCCACACCGTGATTTCCGCCCTGATCATCCCTTGGTTTCCCACCATCACGCTGATTTTTGCCGTGGCTCTACAAGAGGCCGCACTGCCTTTTTATGCCTGGTCCATTCTGCGTCCCGATCTGGTTTTGATCTGCCTGGTTTACTGGCGGCTTTACCAACCGGATCGGGTAGGGGTGGGGGCGGCTTTTTTGGCAGGGCTGGCGGTGGATGCGGTTTCGGGTACTCCCTTGGGCTTGAATGCCCTCTCCAAAAGCTTGCTGGTATTGCTGGTGGACCATCTGGCCCGGCGGCTCAGGGGGATCGATTTTTTGATCCTGTTGCCGGTATTCCTGCTCCTGGTTGTGTTGGATCAGGCGGTTCAGTGGGGGTTGATGATGCTCATGCAGGGGCCCCAGGTGCGCTGGTCCCTGTTTTTTGGGCGTCCGCTTGCCTCGGTGTTGTTGGCCCCGGTGACGGTGACCATCCTGGTATGGCTCCAGCAGATTTGGGTCGGGGGGGGGGCTGATGCTGTTGACAAGGAAAACACCCCCCTTATCGAGGCCTGACGTGCTCTCCTGCGATTCCCTGAATAGACGTCACTCATCCAGATCTGACCTCCTCTGCTGTCATCTGCTGTCGGGCCGGAGAGCCTGACGTGCTTCCCAACGAAAACGAACAGTTTTTTGTGGATGCCCGTCGCCGTCTGGTCATCATCGGCGCAGGCAACGCGCTGCTCTTTTCGGTGATCGGGGGGCGGCTTTTTCACCTGCAGGTGATGAAGGGGGGGGATTATCGGGATCTGGCGGAAAACAACCGTATCAGCCTGCAACCGGTCCCGGCCTTGCGGGGGCGGATTCTGGGACGTCATGGCCAAATATTGGTGGAAAACAGTCCTGACTACCGTTTGATGGTCACCCCGGAGTTGAGCGGTGGTCTGGAACGGCTCCTACAGCGGCTCAAGCCCTTTTTGGATATGAGTAGTGAGGAGATCCACAAGGTGTTGGATCAGGCGCGGCGCCAATCCTCTTTTTTGCCTCTGAATGTCAAATCCCACCTGACCTGGGCGGAGTTGAGCCGAATTGAGGCGCGGATTCACACCTTTCCCGGGACCACGCTACAGATTCAATCCTTGCGCCACTATCCCTTCGGTCCCTTGGCAGCCCATGTATTGGGTTACATGGGGAGTGTCAACGACAAGGATCGCAAAAAATTTCCTCATATTCCTTTTCGTTCCGGGGATCTGGTGGGCAAGACCGGCATGGAGCGCCGACACGAATCCAACCTGCGGGGGGTGGAGGGGATCCGGGAGGTGGAGGTGAATGCCCTGGGGCGTCAGGTGCGGGAACTGAACCAAACTCCCCCAACCCCCGGGGAAGATTTGCACCTGACCCTGGATACCGATCTGCAAAGGGATGCCGAAGAGGCTATCGGGGACAATGCCGGGGCAGTGGTGGCGATGAATCCCAATACCGGCGAAATACTCGCCATGACCAGTCAGCCAGCCTACGATCCCAACCAGTTTATCCGGGGGTTTAGCGGCAAACAGTGGCGCAAGCTGGTCAACGACCGCCGTCGTCCTCTCTCCAACAAGGCCATCGGCGGGCAATATCCCCCGGGTTCCACCTTCAAGATAGTGGTGGCTCTGGCGGCTCTGGCGGATGAGAAGGTGGATTCCGGGGAGCGTTTTTATTGCGGTGGCCACATCACCCGTCAGGATCATCGTTTTTATTGTTGGAAACGTCGAGGACATGGTCGGATGGATCTTAAACAGGCCCTGGCCCAATCTTGCGACGTCTATTTTTATCGCCTGGCGGAAAAAGTCGGTATCAACGCCATCGAACGCTTTGCCCGTCGCCTGGGTTTGGGGGATTCCACCGGTCTTGATCTGGCTGGGGAGCGCTCCGGACTGGTGCCTTCCCGTTCCTGGAAGCGGGCGCGTTATGGCAAACCATGGTATCCGGGGGAAACACTCATTTCGGCCATCGGTCAGGGCTATATGTTGGCCACCCCCCTGCAACTGGCCAATATGATCGCTACCATTGCCAATGGCGGTACTCTGTTTCGACCCAGCCTGATTCGTCACAAGCCCAATCAACTCCCCGAGGTGCTGGGCTTTGCCAATCTGAATCAGGCGCACCTGGCCCTGGTCAAGGATGGTCTGGAAGAGGTGCTGAACGGTCCCATGGGTACGGCTCTGAAGGCCCGTCCCGAGCATGTCCGGGCTGCTGGCAAGACCGGTACATCCCAGGTGGTTCGTCACCGGCGCAAGGAGAGCGGCAAGGTGATCAAGAGTGACAACCCCCTGCACCGGGATCATGCCCTTTTTGTGGCCTATGCCCCGGTGGATCAGCCTGAAATTGCCATCTCCATTGTGGTGGAGCACGGCGGTTCCGGAGCCTCTACGGCAGCCCCGGTGGCCAAATCGATTCTTGACCGTTACTTTGCCAGAAAAGCGGCTGCCCAAGGGCTGGGGGAGGGGGAAGGGGGAGGAGATGGACAAGGGGGGGCGTGAAGGAAGAGGCCCGATGGGGAAGGGTTGGATCATGAGGGGGCAAGGTAGGATAAGGGATCGATGCGAGGAAAGTGAGTGGCAGGTGGGGAATCATCAGGCCATAGAGAGGGTGCGGGCCAGTGGGGTTTAGTTGGAATAAATTTTTTGGCTTTGATGGGGATGGCTCCCTGGTGCTGGGGGAGCGACTGCAGCGCTTTCCCTGGGTGCTGTTGATATTTCTCACCATTACGGTGTGTGTGGGGTTGGCCACCCTCTATTCGGCAGTGGGGGGGTGGGACAATGTGCACCTGCTGTTGCGCCAGGGGGCTCGTTTTATGGTAGGGCTCGCCTTGATGGCGGTGATTGTTCTCTTTGGCGCTGAAAATCTCTATCGACGCTACGCCTATATCCTCTACATCGTGGTGCTGCTGATGCTGATCGGGGTAGCGGTAACCGGCAGTATGGGCATGGGGGCCAGGCGTTGGCTGGATCTCTCTTTCATCCGCCTGCAACCGTCGGAATTTATGAAGCTGGCTGTGGTATTGGCCCTCTCCCGTTATTTTCACGACCGCTCCGTCTCGGCCAATCTCACCATCAGGGATATCTGGGTGCCACTGCTGATTTTGGCAGCCCCCTTCGTCCTGATCATCAAGCAGCCCGACCTGGGGACGGCGGTGCTGGTGGCAGCGGTGGGTGTGGCGGTGATTATTGTGGCTGGTCTACCCTGGAAATGGCTACTGGCGACCCTGGTTGCCCTGGGGGCTTCGCTGCCCATGATCTGGAACGTCTTGCACGATTATCAAAAACAACGGATCATGACCCTGTTTTTTCCGGAAAGAGACCCCTTGGGGGCGGGATATCACATTATCCAGTCCAAAATTGCCGTCGGATCGGGGGGGCTTACGGGCAAGGGGTTTTTGGGCGGAAGTCAGAGTCAACTCAATTTTTTGCCGGAGCGACACACCGATTTTATCTTTTCGGTGCTGGCTGAGGAGTGGGGTTTTTTGGGCAGTGTGGCGCTGCTTTTTCTCTATGCCCTGATTATCCTGCGGGGGCTTTATATCGCTTCCAGCGCTCACAATCGTTTTGGTTTGCTGCTGGCAGCAGGGGTGACGGCCCTTTTTGGATTTCAGGTGGTGATCAATCTGGGCATGGTGATCGGGCTTCTGCCGGTGGTGGGCATTCCTCTGCCCCTGGTCAGTTATGGTGGCAGTTCCATGGTGACGGTGATGCTCTCCATGGGACTATTGGCCCATGTATCCATTCACTCCAAGCATCACGGCAGGCGCGTGGAACCAGGCGAGGCCTGAAGAGAATGGTGCCGCGTGGCTTCTTTGGGCATGAAATAGATTCAGTTCGCACCTTCTTGAGTGGAGAGATCCCTGCTGTCCGGTGGATCGTTCGGATCGGGCGCTGTTTGTTGGCTACATCCGTCATGGAAAGGGAACAATGGCGATGAAAATATCAGAACTGGGTGATTTGTTGGGGTTGGATCATCAGGGTGAGGAGGTGGAAATCAGAGGGGTTGCTCCCATGGAGAGCGCCACGTCTGATGACCTTTCTTTCATCTCCGAGGCCAAATGGTTGAGCCGCGACAACCAAGCCGGTGCGCTGTTGATTTTGGCGGATTTGGCTGATTCCCACAGCGCCCAGTTGCAGCAGCTGGGGAAGCCTGTGTTGTTGAGCCAGGCGCCAGCGTTGGATGCCGGGCGGGCCGGATTGCTGTTGGGCGCATCTGAGCTAACTGTTTCCGGTATCCACCCTGGGGCCTTTGTGGATGAGACAGCCAAATTGGGGCCCAACGTCTCAGTGGGGCCTGGAGCGGTTTTGGGCGCCGAGGTGCAAGTGGGGGCAGACACGGTGATCCATGCCGGAGCCGTGATTCATGCCCGTTGTA includes these proteins:
- the glnD gene encoding [protein-PII] uridylyltransferase codes for the protein MPRSPRLGALRYSDQKPDKDAAYVKFTNQEIADLKQLIQKSSQLIPPTEPFPSQGESRADLLALFKQTLQEGWEKLRQFHLKGASGHRIVRGHTHLSDTLLQVLYQLISAPHSPGEKTLREAFSLVATGGYGRKELAPYSDIDLLFLMPDTPSPEMNACVSKMLYFLWDLGLEVGQAVRSINDCVVLAEKELEIRTSLLESRFIAGNKKLFQVYRATLFEQVLLKNPGAFLRGKLLEQRKRHERFGNSMFYLEPNLKENPGGLRDIHTFFWISKYRYQVDRIRELVPRGIITSEEYQTFTRSRAFLQRVRNALHYRAKRRDDRLTFHHQLEIAEEFGYRNRPGVLGVEQFMRRYYQVARQVGNLSHIFLQKYQEEHQKVTGEANHHLEGPFWIVGDKITVQGENVFKQNPVHLLAIFEVAQRRTKGIHPDTFRLITQNLGLIDQKFRQNPDVNALFMKMLNGIKAVAWVLRRMNTCGLLGRFMPEFGRVVGQTQHDLYHVYTVDEHTILAVEALRHIKGGRFTRELPLSTRLISQIKNPVVLYLSVLFHDIAKGRQGDHSILGAEMATRVCRRMGLPDQEVQLVSWLVKNHLIFSRTAFRRDISDPQTVAQFSQQIPDKCHLDLLLLLTVADIRAVGPNTWNQWKATLLRKLYNLTLETMTEGGLSKPQELSRRAEGTKRAVARLLADQWPEALINEHLDRFYPEYFASYTAEVLARHFSDLAPLQSEPLGIVFHASPDSGTTNLLIHTQDHPGLIVKISGALAARSANILSANIHTSKDGMALDIFVLEDWQGGAIESEQKLERIHEALTQVLKGQVLPEELLSQVDPRTHLQDPFEVATSVKVDDSFDLHTILEVTAKDRLGLLFAITHLLQRHQVQVRAAKIATYGERAVDVFYLRDLYGLKLNEKKTKRLNRDLNSLLEQMDKGEPPWTWVSKVDSGTPPDSIPSQARKV
- the mreD gene encoding rod shape-determining protein MreD, producing the protein MISALIIPWFPTITLIFAVALQEAALPFYAWSILRPDLVLICLVYWRLYQPDRVGVGAAFLAGLAVDAVSGTPLGLNALSKSLLVLLVDHLARRLRGIDFLILLPVFLLLVVLDQAVQWGLMMLMQGPQVRWSLFFGRPLASVLLAPVTVTILVWLQQIWVGGGADAVDKENTPLIEA
- the mrdA gene encoding penicillin-binding protein 2, with amino-acid sequence MLPNENEQFFVDARRRLVIIGAGNALLFSVIGGRLFHLQVMKGGDYRDLAENNRISLQPVPALRGRILGRHGQILVENSPDYRLMVTPELSGGLERLLQRLKPFLDMSSEEIHKVLDQARRQSSFLPLNVKSHLTWAELSRIEARIHTFPGTTLQIQSLRHYPFGPLAAHVLGYMGSVNDKDRKKFPHIPFRSGDLVGKTGMERRHESNLRGVEGIREVEVNALGRQVRELNQTPPTPGEDLHLTLDTDLQRDAEEAIGDNAGAVVAMNPNTGEILAMTSQPAYDPNQFIRGFSGKQWRKLVNDRRRPLSNKAIGGQYPPGSTFKIVVALAALADEKVDSGERFYCGGHITRQDHRFYCWKRRGHGRMDLKQALAQSCDVYFYRLAEKVGINAIERFARRLGLGDSTGLDLAGERSGLVPSRSWKRARYGKPWYPGETLISAIGQGYMLATPLQLANMIATIANGGTLFRPSLIRHKPNQLPEVLGFANLNQAHLALVKDGLEEVLNGPMGTALKARPEHVRAAGKTGTSQVVRHRRKESGKVIKSDNPLHRDHALFVAYAPVDQPEIAISIVVEHGGSGASTAAPVAKSILDRYFARKAAAQGLGEGEGGGDGQGGA
- a CDS encoding 3-deoxy-7-phosphoheptulonate synthase class II, whose amino-acid sequence is MVSQEPWQRDSWRKYPALQQPEWPDEKNLREAFGRLSAYPPLVFAGEVRSLKKHLAKVAKGEAFLLQGGDCAESFNNFTANSIRDKLRVLLQMAVILTNGIAKPVVKVGRIAGQFAKPRSSPMETKDGVSLPSFRGESVNDPYFSEEARLPDPTRLERAYFQSASTLNLLRAFTSGGFADLAQIHTWNQDFVAKSPQGKRYGQFADELTAAMRFMEAIGINSGNTPILHEVEYFTSHEALILDYEEALTRQDSLTGDPYDCSAHMLWIGERTRQLDGAHVEFLRGVHNPLGCKIGPKVTPDDIKGLCEKLNPDNELGRLTLIGRFGHEKIGENLPKLVQAVKSTGAEVIWSCDPMHGNTYSTSTGHKTRSVDNILSEIKQFFDIHQSENTIPGGVHFELTGDDVTECVGGSQDLREEQLPERYETTCDPRLNAAQSLDVAFLIAEILQGKTK
- the mreC gene encoding rod shape-determining protein MreC, whose translation is MHALLTLLKEKRHGLVAFTVVVAAFFLLFSVRTGSREIAPLHSTVLEVMAPLQRLFSSPIQALHDAQEHVGDLMQLDHDNRAYQKELAKLRPLGIRNRELERENSRLRKLLGMPEDPRYRHMTARVVGDSSSAFARSYLLAAGTHHGVTQDTPVTVAEGVVGRAVRVGVNSSLVLSLLDLNSRVPVLVERSRTRGIAAGRNDGSLGLEFVPKQADIRSGDLLITSGLGGIFPKGLRVGRVVGITADGQGLFQRIILQPAVDFDRIEEVRLLLPLESPLSPAVITGSGFSLTADTHSADLQPARDKALHPVATP
- a CDS encoding rod shape-determining protein, which encodes MGKFSTDMAIDLGTANTLVYVRGKGVVLSEPSVVAIHEGSRGSRRVLAVGNEAKRMLGRTPGHIVAIRPMRDGVIADFTVTEAMLKDFIRKVHSQRRISFLAPAPRIVVCVPHGATQVERRAIRESADSAGAREVQLIEEPMAAAIGAGLPVTEPTGCMVIDIGGGTTEVAIISLGGIVYSRSIRVGGDKMDEAIIAHVRRKYSLLIGESTAENIKIQIGSAYPMEERIDVEVKGRDLVKGVPKHQIITDPEILDALSEPINSIVEGVRVALERTPPELAGDIVDRGIVLTGGGALLRGLDQLLSEETSLPVIVAPEALSCVVMGSGKALEELDSWSDILMDR